Within the Streptomyces sp. NBC_00353 genome, the region GACGGCATGGAACGCTCGCGTCCGGCGAGCGGCGCCACCACCGCGAAGACCCCGAGGAAGCCTGCGAGCAGCGTCCACCAAGGAACGGTCGCGCAGGAGGCCAGTGTGTGCCCTGCCGCGGACAGCGCGACACAGGCCGCGGTGAACACCGCGGCCCTCAGTAGCCGCAGACCGGCTCCGGCGCGTGCGACAGGCGTAGACATGGCCGGGTCATCATCGCACTGCGTCCCCGGCTTCCGTACGTCAGGTCCGGAAGGTCGCCTTCTGACCGGTTGGACACGAGGCGCGTGAGCTGGACGGGTCCGGCATACACGGGTGTACGGAGTGCTGGTATCCGCCGAATGAGCGGTCTCACATCAGAACTGTGCTTACGAACCGCCCGCCGCGGCAATACGTATCGGTATGTCGAGCCGCAGCCAGGAGGCTGGAGCATGAGCATCTGGTGGTCACTCCATTTGCGGCGCGAAGCTGCGAGCGTTCCGCTCGCCCGTCGCTTCCTGCTCGGCACCATGGAGTCCGCGGGCGTGGATCCGGACATCTCCTTCGACCTGTCGCTCGCGCTCAGCGAAGCCTGTGCGAACGCCGTCGAGCACGGCGGGGAGCAGCGGGGCGCCGACGACCGCGTCGCCCCCGGGGACTGCGACCCATGGGACGCGTGGGACTCCTGGAGCGAGCAGTCCGGTACGGCCTCCGGGCAGTACTGGGTCACCGCATATCTGGACGGTGAGAAATGCCGTATCGAAGTCGCCGACTCGGGGCCCGGCTTCCCCGCGCGGCGTGTGCTTCGCACTGCCGAACAGCCGCATGCGCATCAACCGCCCGCGCACCATCCGCAGCAGCTTCCGCCGCTCAGTGCCGAGGACGGCCGAGGACTCTGCCTCATCGAACAGCTCGCCGACCACGTCCACTTCGCCAACCGCCCGGGGCGTGGTGCGGTGGTGAGCTTCGACAAGGTCCTGAAATGGCGGGAGGGCGCCCTGCTCATGGTGTCCTGAGCGGGGCGCCCTCCGACGCGCGGTGCCGACCGGTCACGACCGGTCGATGATCAGCGTTTGATCAACCCTTGAATCAGCCCTTGAGCTGAGCCATCCAGGCCTCGACCTCGTCGGCCTGGC harbors:
- a CDS encoding ATP-binding protein, with translation MSIWWSLHLRREAASVPLARRFLLGTMESAGVDPDISFDLSLALSEACANAVEHGGEQRGADDRVAPGDCDPWDAWDSWSEQSGTASGQYWVTAYLDGEKCRIEVADSGPGFPARRVLRTAEQPHAHQPPAHHPQQLPPLSAEDGRGLCLIEQLADHVHFANRPGRGAVVSFDKVLKWREGALLMVS